The following coding sequences are from one Coffea arabica cultivar ET-39 chromosome 11e, Coffea Arabica ET-39 HiFi, whole genome shotgun sequence window:
- the LOC113705070 gene encoding protein ACCUMULATION AND REPLICATION OF CHLOROPLASTS 3, chloroplastic isoform X4, which translates to MLQVLATHKLPHVSFLLVVAALTFHLMSYCLVMLLLVSQVVSSSQSVLGQGAEVPVASAAYGTEDTVALEILGTTKSENGLVVGIILRPFSFEGQRRQAEVNHLVGKLQEHANFYIVIDTDALLEKDLVTLDEALKTSNDAVLMAINAITILIAEKNLKLQEVARNDAKEVKVQELQRIFEACREAKIGFGNGFNIKTSVLRAVFDCPFLGVGVKDSSGTIICILASSGVISNNDAGAIFQSVRLTTECKGEIIMSIVHDSKLESNLIRTTIIAFGCTGHQSTKKMGFLSRLAQQFPFIFNILKNQSPEPQRTTEANLSEPQHFSGVTFSQEHDYMLDKGSLDDTSDASSAYRREVEPSFNSSDRDSSSLSFLSRNYNLSHEQVGVEFADSDSFSLANMPDAEGAPTFREELLIRYRLGADDQKTQEWTQELAGDTETTLTVDSVSVFRLPVGVKHLEQAEEYPAHTKHLKRWTREDSRKAQVDTATSVSRDAMGDRGFEATINFNNFSKTRKGNSTNDSNKPGVLSNRAASMLEAERDLPNKKWNPVLQMKYRGGIYHGRIQGGLPEGKGRLSLGDGSIYEGMWRYGKRSGPGTFYFKNGDIYQGSWRDDVMHGKGWFYFRTGDRWFVNFWKGKANGEGRFYSKLGDVFFGHFKDGWRHGHFLCIGIDGTRSREVWEQGVLGSREQLDSDADVA; encoded by the exons ATGCTTCAAGTTCTGGCTACACACAAACTTCCACACGTTAGCTTCTTGTTGGTTGTCGCTGCTCTCACCTTTCACCTGATGTCTTATTGTCTGGTGATGCTGTTGTTGGTTTCCCAAGTAGTGTCTTCTTCCCAGAGTGTACTGGGCCAAGGGGCAGAAGTTCCA GTGGCTAGTGCTGCTTATGGCACTGAGGATACTGTTGCTCTTGAGATTCTTGGGACAACAAAGTCTGAGAATGGTTTAGttgttggcattattttgagaccTTTCAGCTTTGAAGGACAGAGACGCCAAGCGGAG GTGAATCATTTGGTGGGCAAACTTCAAGAGCATGCAAACTTTTACATTG TGATTGACACTGATGCACTTCTAGAAAAGGATTTGGTGACTTTGGATGAAGCTTTAAAGACTTCGAACGACGCGGTTTTAATGGCCATAAATGCCATAACCATTCTCATAGCT GAAAAGAATCTAAAGCTTCAAGAGGTGGCACGTAATGATGCTAAAGAAGTTAaagttcaagaacttcaaagg ATTTTTGAGGCCTGCCGTGAAGCGAAAATTGGATTTGGAAATGGTTTTAATATCAAGACTTCAGTTCTCAGGGCTGTTTTTGACTGCCCCTTCCTTGGTGTAGGCGTAAAG GATTCCAGTGGCACAATCATCTGCATTCTTGCAAGCTCAGGTGTCATCAGTAACAATGATGCTGGTGCCATTTTCCAAAGTGTTCGTCTAACTACTGAGTGCAAGGGGGAAATTATAATGTCTATAGTCCATGACTCCAAACTCGAGTCCAATTTAATTAGAACTACAATAATAGCATTTGG TTGTACTGGACATCAATCCACTAAGAAGATGGGATTTTTATCAAGACTGGCCCAACAGTTTCCTTTCATCTTCAATATCTTGAAGAACCAATCACCAGAACCTCAGAGAACCACTGAAGCCAATTTATCCGAGCCTCAGCATTTTTCTGGAGTGACATTTTCTCAAGAGCATGATTATATGCTAGATAAAGGTTCCCTTGATGATACTTCTGATGCTTCAAGTGCCTACAGAAGAGAAGTTGAACCATCGTTTAATAGTAGTGATAGAGATTCATCTTCTTTAAG TTTTCTTTCCAGGAACTACAATCTCTCTCATGAACAAGTTGGTGTTGAATTTGCTGATTCTGACTCATTTTCTCTTGCAAACATGCCAGATGCTGAAG GAGCGCCTACTTTTAGGGAGGAGCTGCTTATTAGATACCGCCTGGGGGCAGATGATCAGAAGACACAAGAGTGGACCCAAGAGTTGGCTGGAGATACAGAAACCACTCTAACAGTTGATAGTGTCAGCGTCTTCAGACTTCCTGTTGGTGTTAAACATTTGGAACAGGCAGAAGAATATCCAGCACACACTAAGCATCTGAAAAGATGGACAAGGGAGGACAGCAGGAAAGCTCAGGTTGATACTGCTACAAGTGTGTCTCGGGATGCGATGGGTGACAGGGGCTTCGAAGCTACAATAAACTTcaataatttctcaaaaactagaaaaggaaattCGACCAATGATTCCAATAAGCCAGGAGTTCTTTCCAATCGGGCAGCATCAATGCTG GAAGCAGAACGAGATTTACCAAACAAGAAGTGGAATCCTGTACTGCAAATGAAATATAGAGGAGGAATATACCATGGCCGCATCCAAGGAGGACTTCCAGAAGGAAAG GGCCGTCTTTCTCTTGGAGATGGAAGCATATATGAAGGCATGTGGCGTTATGGTAAGAGATCTGGTCCAGGTACATTCTACTTCAAAAATGGTGACATTTACCAAGGATCATGGAGGGATGATGTCATGCATGGAAAG GGTTGGTTCTATTTCCGCACCGGGGACCGATGGTTTGTAAATTTCTGGAAGGGTAAGGCAAATGGGGAAGGGCGATTCTACTCAAAGCTCGGTGATGTGTTCTTTGGTCACTTCAAAGATGGATGGCGACATGGCCACTTTCTTTGTATTGGCATAGATGGAACAAG ATCTCGTGAGGTTTGGGAACAAGGTGTTCTTGGAAGCCGTGAGCAGTTGGATTCTGATGCTGATGTTGCTTAA